A window of Bombina bombina isolate aBomBom1 chromosome 5, aBomBom1.pri, whole genome shotgun sequence genomic DNA:
aaaagttgggtaaaattgctgctctatctgaattatcagcgtttaactttcactgtcagtTTTGACTTCTGTCTTtcatgttttcctaattattctgtgatattgggtttttaaattatacaaaaaacacaaaatactagtctggattacaatcactttttatttgcatgaaaaaacattgtatatcattatatagtaaacagcagcattacatgatatatgcacacaatggtataaatatacctaatgttatggtataacccttatatcgagggttaataccagatgaaagatgccctgaatacgggatcagcaacacacaaacccagttaattccccccaaacacgagaccaagctccatcttgagggtaaaacagaagaatgtgttttattgagggctatatgcccagtatttatgcaggtctcccacctggttaaacaattaaacacaagaaaacaattggagtccttcttggcacctggcagtctgaactctggaggtgattaaacaaggtgaacgcttatcacctaaacttaattacagtaagcaatagctgatgccaggaaacctatcttcagaaaatagtttctcaaaactgaacaaagttaaccgtTCCAGTACTGACAAAGGGGTCTGTCacacctaacacttgtgctcttgatagaaagggatttatcagacatataatgttccctttatatatacagtatgtgctattatcagttattgtggcttctaactaacatgaaaacatctaacagacataatatcaagttacagaacatgacatacatattacatacccagtatacatgtaggttatagtagccatttaaattaaactgattatgataacgtatgtaccggttactgatattgtgtctcatgaaataaaatcagtttcccctcagtaattcctctggtatataacatgtacaatgctaagcatctattgctataagaaaaggtttatccacatgatgtgcacattaaatatatctcccagatgtcaatcatttgagactgatgtccttgtttatataattctctaacactctattcatataaagactctttattctgtaaatgtaattattttctcccctatgtaaatcaaacgTACAACTAACAGtgacatattaataaacaacactgggtgTGCTTTgggggtgaatggttgtgtaaactgctCAGTATGATgacagatttgtatattcctgtgtggtgtttggattctatcacatttatatgagagaaactgagctgcacatatatagaggaacaaaggacagcaggagagcacttccaatctggggcttttataactgggatttataaagtattatttacaattggatcctttttgatgcttctatttagagagtttgtcctttttaggataattgtaaaaaggtttacactgtgtatataaagtttatttgtgtgtaaatatttggtgttttgtgataacCGATTTTAATTAAAACCTTTTTTCCACTttataaacatgtgaaaggtttcttgccttgtgaatcctttcatgacttttcagatgactcttttgtgcaaaactttttccacactctgtacatgggaaAGGCTTTTCTGCTGTGTGAATCCATTCATGATTTTTCAGATGattcctttgtgtaaaactttttccacactctgtacacgtgaaaggtttttctcctgtgtgaatcctttcatggtttttcagattactctttactgtaaaactttttccacactctgtacatgtgaaaggattttgccctgtgtgaatcatttcatgctttttcagactacCCTTttctgtaaaaccttttccacactctgtacacgtgaaaggtttttctcctgtgtgaatcctttcatgctttttcagattactctttactgtaaaactttttccacacactgtacatgtgaaaggattttgccctgtgtgactcatttcatgagtttttagctcattcttttgtgtaaaactttttccacactctgtacatgtgaaaggcttttctcctgtgtgaatcctttcatgctttttcagactacCCTTttctgtaaaaccttttccacactctgtacacgtgaaaggtttttctcctgtgtgaatcctttcatggtttttcagattactctttactgtaaaactttttccacactctgtacatgtgaaaggattttctcctgtgtgaatcatttcatgctttttcagactagCCTTTGCTGTAAAACctattccacactctgtacacgtgaaaggtttttctcctgtgtgaatcctttcatgtcttttcagattactttttactgtaaaaccttttccacactctgtacacgtgaaaggtttttctcctgtgtgaatcctttcatggttTTTCAGCTTACTCTTtactgtaaaaccttttccacactctgtacacgtgaaaggtttttctcctgtgtgactcatttcatgagttttcagctcactcttttgtgtaaaactttttccacactctgtacatgtgaaaggcttttctcctgtgtgaatcctttcatgacttttcagcttactctttactgtaaaaccttttccacactctgtacacgtgaaaggtttttctcctgtgtgactcatttcatgagttttcagctcactcttttgtgtaaaactttgtccacactctgtacatgttaaagatttttctcctgtgtgaatctttttatgacttttcagatgatccatttgtgtaaaacatttgccgcattCAGTACATGtttgtggtttctcacctgtgtgaattttgcaatgttctagtagatgagacttccatctaaagcttttctcacattctgtacatttgaaaggtttctcctttgtatgaatcattttgcttgactgtagacttttcccttctttaatatgttttgaaaactcgataaatgtgtgtggtttatcctcagggataataatttcactagataaggcataaatgttgtcctcttgtttgatgactaaattgctctctgtacataatgattgctgcccagttcctgccaaatCACCTTCGCCTTTAAacatctgctgtgatatccccaatgtttgtgaatagtcattggtgtctaaaactattggagtttgcggtatcattctgatgcttcctgaagtgaaggatggatatgaactattgacgtgtttgtctacataaaaagaaatggaataaagaaaaaacataatttatgtaagaacttacctgataaattcatttctttcatattagcaagagtccatgagctagtgacgtatgggatatacattcctaccaggaggggcaaagtttcccaaacctcaaaatgcctacaaatacacccctcaccacacccacaaatcagtttaacgaatagccaagaagtggggtgataaaaaagtgtgaaagcataaaaaataaggaataggaataattgtgctttatacaaaaaaatcataaccaccacaaaaaagggtgggcctcatggactcttgctaatatgaaagaaattaatttatcaggtaagttcttacataaattatgttttctttcatgtaattagcaagagtccatgagctagtgacgtatgggataataaatacccaagatgtggagcttccacgcaagagtcactagagagggagggataaaataaagacagccaattccgctgaaaaaataatccacaccccaaaataaagtttaaatcttataatgaaaaaaactgaaattataagcagaagaatcaaactgaaacagctgcctgaagtacttttctaccaaaaactgcttcagaagaagaaaacacatcaaaatggtagaatttagtaaaagtatgcaaagaagaccaagtggctgctttgcaaatctgatcaaccgaagcttcattcctaaacgcccaggaagtagaaactgacctagaagaatgagctgtaatcctttgaggcggagttttacccgactcgacataagcatgatgaatcaaagattttaaccaagatgccaaagaaatggcagaggccttctgacctttcctagaaccggaaaagataacaaatagactagaagtctttcggaaatccttagtagcttcaacataatatttcaaagctctaactacatccaaagaatgcaacgatctttccttagaattcttaggattaggacataatgaaggaaccacaatttctctactaatgttgttagagttcacaactttaggtaaaaattttaatgaagttcgcaacaccgccttatcctgatgaaaaatcagaaaaggagattcacaagaaagagcagataactctgaaactcttctagcagaagagatggccaaaaggaacagtactttccaagaaagtaatttaatgtccagagaatgcataggttcaaacggaggagcttgtaaagcccccagaaccaaattcaaactccaaggaggagagattgacttaatgacaggtttaatacgaaccaaagcctgaacaaaacaatgaatatcaggaagattagcaatctttctgtgaaacaacacagaaagagcagaaatttgtcctttcaaagaacttgcagacaaacctttatcaagaccatcctgaagaaattgtaaaattctaggaattctaaaagaatgccaggaaaaatgatgagaagagcaccaagagatgtaagtcttccagactcgataatatatcttcctagaaacagtttacgagcctgtaacatagtattaattacggagtcagagaaacctctatgactgagaatcaagcgttcaatctccataccttcaaatttaaggatttgagatcctgatggaaaaaaggaccttgcgatagaaggtctggtcttaacggaagagtccatggttggcaagtagccatctgaacaagatccgcataccaaaacctgtgaggccatgctggtgccaccagcagaacaaacgaacgctcctttagaatcttggaaatcactcttggaagaagaactagaggcggaaagatataggcaggatgatacttccaaggaagagacaatgcatccactgcttccgcctgaggatccctggatctggacagatacctgggaagcttcttgtttagatgagaagccatcagatctatttctggaagtccccagaattgaacaatctgaagaaatacttctgggtgaagagaccattcgcccggatgtaatgtttggcgactgagataatccgcttcccaattgtctatacctggaatgtgaaccgcagaaattagacaggagctggattccgcccatacaagtattcgagatacttctttcatagccagaggactgtgagtccctccttgatgattgacatatgccacggttgtgacattgtccgtctgaaaacaaatgaacgactctctctttagaagaggccacgactgaagagctctgaaaatcgcacggagttccaaaatgttgattggtaatctcgcctcctgagattcccaaaccccctgtgctgtcagagacccccatacagctccccaacctgtcagacttgcatctgttgagatcacagtccaggttggaggaaaaaaagaagccccctgaactaaacgatggtggtctgtccaccacgtcagagagtgtcgtacattcggttttaaagatattaattgtgatatctttgtataatccctgcaccactggttcagcatacagagctgaagaggtcgcatgtgaaaacgagcaaaggggatcgcgtccgatgcagcagtcataagacctagaatttccatgcataaggctaccgaagggaatgattgagactgaaggtttctacaagctgaaaccaatttcagacgtctcttgtccgttaacgacagagtcatggacactgaatctatctggaaacctaaaaaggttacccttgtctgaggaatcaacgaactctttggtaaattgatcctccaaccatgttcttgaagaaacgatacaagtcgatttgtatgagattctgctaaatgtgaagactgagcaagtaccaagatatcgtccaaataaggaaataccacaataccctgttctctgattacagatagtagggcaccgagaacctttgaaaaaatca
This region includes:
- the LOC128659896 gene encoding gastrula zinc finger protein XlCGF26.1-like, with translation MNSYVLDKHVNSSYPSFTSGSIRMIPQTPIVLDTNDYSQTLGISQQMFKGEGDLAGTGQQSLCTESNLVIKQEDNIYALSSEIIIPEDKPHTFIEFSKHIKEGKSLQSSKMIHTKEKPFKCTECEKSFRWKSHLLEHCKIHTGEKPQTCTECGKCFTQMDHLKSHKKIHTGEKSLTCTECGQSFTQKSELKTHEMSHTGEKPFTCTECGKGFTVKSKLKSHERIHTGEKPFTCTECGKSFTQKSELKTHEMSHTGEKPFTCTECGKGFTVKSKLKNHERIHTGEKPFTCTECGKGFTVKSNLKRHERIHTGEKPFTCTECGIGFTAKASLKKHEMIHTGENPFTCTECGKSFTVKSNLKNHERIHTGEKPFTCTECGKGFTEKGSLKKHERIHTGEKPFTCTECGKSFTQKNELKTHEMSHTGQNPFTCTVCGKSFTVKSNLKKHERIHTGEKPFTCTECGKGFTEKGSLKKHEMIHTGQNPFTCTECGKSFTVKSNLKNHERIHTGEKPFTCTECGKSFTQRNHLKNHEWIHTAEKPFPCTECGKSFAQKSHLKSHERIHKARNLSHVYKVEKRF